One window of the Trifolium pratense cultivar HEN17-A07 linkage group LG2, ARS_RC_1.1, whole genome shotgun sequence genome contains the following:
- the LOC123905184 gene encoding secreted RxLR effector protein 161-like, translating to MENCNKVSSPIVPGCKLVKDENGKATDAKEFKQMVGCLMYLLATRPDLAYSVCPVVRYMDRPTELHFAALKRILRYLKGTLTDGIIYQSEARKSLKLVGWSDSNYAGDLNDRKSTSGYVFMLGSGAISWSSKKQAIVTLSTTEAEYVAAASCAFQ from the coding sequence ATGGAAAACTGCAATAAAGTAAGTAGCCCCATTGTACCTGGTTGCAAGTTAGtaaaagatgaaaatggaaaaGCTACTGATGCAAAGGAATTTAAGCAAATGGTTGGATGCTTAATGTATCTTCTTGCAACAAGGCCTGATCTGGCTTACTCTGTGTGCCCGGTTGTTAGGTATATGGATAGGCCTACTGAATTACATTTTGCAGCTCTGAAGAGAATTCTAAGGTACTTAAAAGGTACTCTGACTGATGGAATCATATACCAAAGTGAAGCAAGGAAATCACTTAAGCTGGTTGGTTGGTCAGACTCTAACTATGCTGGAGACTTGAATGACAGGAAATCTACATCTGGCTATGTGTTTATGTTGGGTTCAGGTGCTATTTCTTGGTCTTCAAAGAAACAAGCCATTGTCACTCTGTCAACCACAGAAGCTGAATATGTTGCAGCTGCCTCATGTGCTTTTCAATGA